A window from Hymenobacter volaticus encodes these proteins:
- a CDS encoding ArnT family glycosyltransferase produces MVDDYGVSIDEPTDHYNGAVSGKYVAEVLFPTFGQHDSTVAQIRSLASHNNNDHGVVFELPMAGLGRLFTHGHPARYYLLRHLLIFLVFVLGAWALYRLSWLRFNSQMVGVLTATLLVLSPRMFGEAFFNGKDIVFLVCFTLAMFTLACLVQQPTLKRAVLHGLATAIAIAMRLPALILIFFTVGSFVLLALYPSPTDSVARRRYPFILGLYLLVTALGVVGCWPYLWEAPLSRFVSAYRSLSHYSWPFTTLYLGKFHLATQLPWHYIPVWLLVTTPLPYVVAAIIGLASSLWLVVRTQGNYLRTLAGRFDLVVIGWLLCPVLSVIVLKSTLYDGWRHLYFIYPALLLLAVRGLLLLGKAMKRPRIRWLAAVMLVLASLETLRTIARMVQLHPYEHLYFNHLPARVVEQQFERDYWGLAFRQGVEWILVHDPATLVTVSSDVQDMLYANTLSLSSADQDRLRLVPKGSPLPPARYFLANYRWHPQPYPDSLGPEVYTIRAEGIRILSVFRHPDSASSK; encoded by the coding sequence TTGGTTGACGACTACGGCGTGTCAATTGATGAACCGACCGACCACTACAATGGCGCAGTGAGCGGGAAGTATGTTGCTGAGGTCTTGTTTCCAACCTTTGGCCAACATGATTCCACGGTAGCTCAAATTAGGTCTTTAGCCAGCCATAATAATAATGACCATGGCGTGGTGTTTGAATTGCCGATGGCCGGCTTAGGCCGGCTCTTCACGCATGGGCACCCAGCCCGCTATTACTTGCTGCGGCACCTACTTATTTTTTTGGTCTTTGTGCTAGGCGCTTGGGCATTATACAGGCTTAGTTGGCTGCGATTCAACAGTCAGATGGTAGGGGTGCTGACTGCAACTTTGCTGGTGCTCTCACCCCGCATGTTTGGTGAAGCATTTTTCAATGGCAAGGATATAGTATTTCTGGTATGCTTTACCTTGGCTATGTTTACGCTAGCGTGCCTAGTACAACAGCCCACCCTTAAACGGGCTGTACTGCATGGCTTAGCTACAGCAATTGCTATTGCGATGCGGCTGCCAGCCCTCATCCTGATTTTTTTCACTGTTGGTAGCTTTGTTTTACTGGCCTTGTACCCAAGCCCTACCGATTCAGTGGCCCGACGACGCTACCCGTTCATTCTAGGACTGTACTTGCTCGTTACGGCGCTAGGAGTGGTTGGGTGCTGGCCTTATTTATGGGAGGCACCACTCAGTCGCTTTGTATCTGCCTACCGCAGCCTAAGCCATTATAGCTGGCCTTTTACTACGCTTTACTTAGGGAAATTTCATCTGGCTACGCAATTGCCGTGGCACTATATTCCGGTGTGGCTGCTCGTTACCACGCCTCTGCCCTACGTGGTGGCTGCCATTATAGGCCTGGCAAGTAGCTTGTGGTTAGTAGTGAGAACACAAGGCAATTACCTGCGTACGCTAGCAGGGCGTTTTGATCTGGTGGTAATAGGGTGGTTGCTATGTCCAGTTCTGTCAGTGATTGTCTTGAAGTCGACGCTCTATGATGGATGGCGGCACCTATACTTTATCTACCCGGCACTGCTACTACTGGCCGTACGAGGGCTACTACTACTTGGGAAAGCCATGAAGCGGCCACGCATCCGCTGGCTGGCCGCCGTCATGTTAGTTCTAGCCAGCCTTGAAACTCTCCGCACCATCGCCCGCATGGTACAGTTGCATCCCTATGAGCACCTGTACTTCAATCATTTACCAGCACGAGTAGTGGAGCAGCAATTCGAGCGTGACTACTGGGGCCTAGCGTTCCGGCAAGGAGTGGAGTGGATTCTGGTCCACGATCCAGCGACACTAGTTACCGTCAGTAGCGACGTGCAGGATATGCTTTATGCTAATACTTTATCACTATCCTCCGCTGACCAGGACCGATTGCGTCTAGTACCCAAAGGGTCGCCTTTGCCACCGGCGCGTTACTTTCTAGCCAACTACCGCTGGCACCCGCAGCCTTACCCTGACAGCTTAGGCCCCGAAGTCTACACAATACGAGCGGAAGGCATCCGCATTTTATCTGTGTTCCGGCACCCTGACAGTGCGTCTTCGAAATAA
- a CDS encoding AsmA-like C-terminal region-containing protein has product MRGTIRLQNQVLSAPALSVAAAGGRASFRGTLDARNPSLLRLSSSTSCQQLPLDSLFYVFEDFGQQFITARHLRGTLSASAESDMYFSSNLDPLTDKLQAEVKVTVRNGELNNFMPLQKLSMIAGRERLRHLRFAQLTTPVYIQSRTVYLPEMEIRSNVKAASLVRVTGTHTFDQQMDYHLSIPILPGLLSKVVPNGNTAGPSLLLAIQGDENNFRVTYDRARAQAARTPTSGSAPARKPGLLDGLLKPTATKPATSTDPAQPAEPRKPFELKKPEKKKPAQPQTGEYFEF; this is encoded by the coding sequence TTGCGCGGTACTATCCGGCTTCAGAATCAGGTGTTGAGTGCGCCTGCGTTGTCGGTGGCAGCGGCTGGCGGCCGGGCCAGTTTTCGAGGGACGCTCGATGCTCGCAACCCTAGCTTATTGCGCCTAAGTTCCAGTACCAGTTGTCAGCAGCTACCCCTCGATAGCCTGTTCTACGTGTTCGAAGATTTTGGGCAGCAGTTCATTACGGCGCGTCACCTGCGGGGCACACTCAGCGCCTCCGCCGAATCGGACATGTACTTTAGCAGCAACCTAGACCCACTCACCGACAAACTGCAAGCCGAAGTGAAGGTGACCGTGCGTAATGGGGAACTGAACAACTTTATGCCACTGCAAAAGCTGTCGATGATTGCTGGGCGCGAAAGGCTGCGGCACTTACGCTTCGCCCAGCTAACCACTCCCGTCTACATCCAAAGCCGAACGGTGTATTTGCCGGAAATGGAAATTCGCTCCAATGTGAAAGCTGCTTCGCTGGTGCGGGTTACGGGCACTCACACCTTCGATCAGCAAATGGACTACCACCTGAGCATTCCCATCTTGCCGGGCTTGCTGTCCAAGGTGGTGCCAAATGGAAACACAGCGGGCCCTAGCTTACTATTAGCCATTCAAGGCGACGAAAACAACTTCCGGGTGACCTACGATCGGGCGCGCGCCCAAGCAGCGCGTACTCCAACTAGTGGCTCTGCACCCGCGCGCAAACCGGGTTTGCTCGATGGGTTGTTGAAACCTACCGCTACCAAGCCGGCTACATCTACTGATCCCGCCCAACCCGCGGAGCCACGGAAGCCGTTTGAGTTGAAAAAGCCTGAAAAGAAGAAGCCAGCCCAACCGCAAACCGGTGAGTACTTCGAGTTCTAG
- a CDS encoding TerB family tellurite resistance protein, whose amino-acid sequence MDDNQLLQNYSDQEKAAYLSVIASLASADREASAAEIEFLQQLAHQAGLSGGATQQVLAAAKDSTNQSVQANLDALKGSELRFSLVTDLISFARADGSYANDEEAMVNKIASYLGINQQQTQALEQVVDQAASVPHDANDPAKQGFLSGVTDKLSSVGIPKGALMAGLLGVAAPMILSRVMGGRGGSMGGGMLGGSGSMGGLLSGAMGSAMGGSSMGGMLGGLLGGGLLSSVLGGGGAQSSYGNIPQQGSHVGSGGLGSLMSILGGLGGQPGSAPRSAGGGGLGSLLGGGGGGMGSLLGGLLGGR is encoded by the coding sequence ATGGATGACAACCAACTCCTGCAGAACTATTCCGACCAAGAGAAAGCGGCGTATCTGAGTGTGATTGCCAGCTTAGCTTCCGCCGACCGTGAAGCCTCGGCCGCCGAAATAGAGTTTTTGCAGCAGCTAGCACACCAGGCAGGCCTTTCGGGCGGCGCGACGCAGCAAGTACTGGCGGCAGCCAAAGACTCTACAAATCAAAGCGTACAAGCCAATCTAGATGCGTTGAAAGGAAGCGAGCTACGCTTTTCCTTAGTAACTGACCTCATTAGCTTCGCCCGCGCTGATGGATCGTACGCCAACGACGAGGAAGCTATGGTAAACAAAATTGCTAGCTACCTCGGTATCAATCAGCAGCAAACCCAAGCTTTAGAGCAGGTAGTTGACCAAGCAGCGAGCGTTCCGCACGATGCCAACGATCCTGCCAAGCAAGGTTTTCTAAGCGGCGTTACCGATAAACTCTCCAGCGTAGGTATTCCGAAAGGCGCCTTGATGGCCGGCCTGTTAGGCGTGGCCGCACCCATGATACTATCACGAGTGATGGGTGGCCGCGGTGGCTCGATGGGCGGTGGTATGCTCGGGGGCAGCGGCTCGATGGGTGGTTTACTAAGCGGTGCTATGGGCAGCGCCATGGGCGGCAGCTCGATGGGCGGTATGCTCGGTGGTTTGTTGGGTGGTGGCCTGCTGAGTAGTGTACTCGGCGGTGGCGGTGCTCAAAGCTCGTATGGCAATATACCGCAGCAAGGCTCGCATGTCGGCAGCGGCGGTCTTGGTTCTCTTATGTCTATCCTTGGTGGCCTGGGTGGTCAGCCTGGCTCGGCCCCACGCAGCGCAGGCGGTGGCGGCTTGGGTAGCTTGCTCGGTGGCGGTGGCGGCGGAATGGGGAGCCTTCTTGGCGGCCTACTCGGTGGCCGTTAG
- a CDS encoding mechanosensitive ion channel family protein: MAVAFAAKESLENLIASFTIFLDRPFAVGELVTVGGITGTVEKVGFRSTRLRTAEKSYVTVPNKSMIDKPLDNLSLRTARRVSFTLNLSQTTTSEQLRAIVESARAVIEAHPLVEDPAEVKFAALTPTAREVTVQYFVHTDSYVEYLDVKEALNYSLIEVVEQHGGQFANTGTTIVQLANPADSLNPATPSLRS; encoded by the coding sequence TTGGCTGTTGCCTTCGCTGCCAAAGAAAGTTTAGAGAACCTGATTGCCTCATTCACCATCTTCCTTGACCGGCCTTTTGCAGTAGGCGAGCTGGTGACGGTTGGCGGCATTACGGGCACCGTGGAGAAAGTAGGCTTCCGCAGTACCCGGCTGCGCACCGCCGAGAAAAGCTACGTGACTGTGCCCAACAAGAGCATGATCGACAAACCCCTCGACAACCTCTCGTTGCGGACCGCTCGGCGCGTGAGCTTCACGCTGAACCTGAGCCAAACTACTACCAGTGAGCAGCTTCGCGCCATTGTTGAAAGCGCCCGCGCTGTTATTGAAGCGCACCCGTTGGTAGAGGACCCGGCCGAGGTAAAGTTCGCCGCTCTTACGCCCACTGCCCGGGAAGTAACCGTGCAGTACTTCGTGCACACCGACAGCTACGTCGAATATCTTGACGTGAAAGAGGCGTTAAACTATAGCCTGATTGAAGTGGTAGAGCAGCACGGTGGCCAATTTGCCAACACTGGCACTACCATCGTGCAGCTCGCCAACCCAGCGGATAGCCTCAACCCAGCTACTCCTTCCTTGAGGAGCTAA
- a CDS encoding AsmA family protein encodes MKKLRRYTFYFLLSLALLLGGAIAGVWLGQDRIIALFVQEVNHYLRTPVQVGKMEVSLLDQFPRVSITLHEVRVSGSLAQDTVPLARARRLYCAFDAWDLWRGHYRIRAVTLTDGRVYVGHDAQGRPNYDVIRYDTTSAPSDKPLAFGLENVHLERIHTTYDDQLRQQRYTVRVEDMQAELDVNDMLVDVTAQGNTYVEALQLGSDAYFRDKALRVTTRLRVDRAARLVTIQPSELQVGRAAYGVAGRVSYQQATDLDVQLDGRNTDVQSVLALLPPRISNRLSAYRSRGDVYFGGTVRGTLAGKDNPRLDFKFGCRDASFYHPEYKQAVEHVFLTGTFSNGTSRSARTSELDLRDVRGTLQGRPFNGSLRYSDFQDPRVVLNLNADLDVARVLQFYPVAAVRGGSGTAQLKVSFAGNMREFKANPGTATVQSTGELTLRGVQLRLREFTQPFTGLNGVFLLRRNDVAVNNFTGRVGASDFQMNGVFKNGFGWLLLPRQQLLVEAAVRSRQLNFDQLLSLRSSGGTATSAASAKNGYGFRFPPNLALDVNMQAQRTRFRRFRGEICAVLSGFRIRC; translated from the coding sequence TTGAAAAAGCTGCGGCGATACACTTTTTATTTTCTGCTAAGCTTAGCGTTGCTGCTTGGCGGGGCAATAGCGGGCGTGTGGCTAGGGCAAGACCGCATCATTGCGCTGTTTGTGCAGGAGGTTAATCATTACCTGCGCACGCCGGTGCAAGTAGGTAAGATGGAGGTGTCACTGCTCGATCAGTTTCCCCGAGTCTCCATCACGCTGCATGAAGTGCGCGTAAGTGGCTCGCTTGCCCAAGACACGGTGCCGCTAGCTCGCGCCCGGCGCCTATACTGCGCCTTCGACGCTTGGGACCTGTGGCGAGGGCACTACCGGATTCGGGCCGTCACGCTCACCGATGGGCGCGTTTATGTGGGACACGATGCACAAGGACGCCCGAACTACGACGTAATTCGTTACGACACCACTTCGGCGCCGTCTGATAAGCCGCTGGCTTTCGGTTTGGAAAACGTGCACTTGGAGCGTATTCACACCACCTACGACGACCAACTGCGGCAGCAGCGCTACACTGTGCGCGTCGAGGATATGCAGGCCGAATTGGATGTGAACGACATGCTGGTGGACGTGACAGCGCAAGGTAACACGTATGTCGAGGCCCTGCAGCTAGGTTCGGATGCGTATTTCCGCGATAAAGCGTTGCGCGTCACCACTCGTTTGCGGGTCGACCGGGCGGCACGGCTCGTTACCATCCAGCCTTCAGAGTTGCAGGTAGGCCGTGCCGCCTACGGAGTGGCGGGCCGCGTGAGCTACCAGCAAGCCACTGATTTGGACGTGCAACTAGACGGGCGCAACACAGATGTACAGTCGGTGCTGGCGCTGCTGCCGCCTCGGATATCGAACCGCCTGAGTGCCTACCGCAGCCGAGGCGACGTGTACTTTGGGGGCACAGTACGCGGCACGCTCGCTGGCAAAGACAACCCACGGCTCGACTTTAAGTTTGGCTGCCGTGATGCATCGTTCTACCACCCCGAGTACAAGCAGGCCGTGGAGCATGTGTTCCTGACGGGCACTTTCAGCAATGGTACATCACGGTCGGCGCGTACTTCGGAACTCGACCTGCGTGATGTGCGCGGTACTTTGCAGGGGAGGCCGTTCAATGGCAGCTTGCGCTACAGTGATTTTCAGGACCCGCGGGTGGTGTTAAATTTGAATGCCGATTTAGATGTAGCGCGGGTTCTGCAGTTTTATCCGGTAGCGGCTGTGCGCGGGGGGAGTGGTACAGCGCAGCTGAAGGTGTCGTTTGCCGGCAATATGCGCGAGTTCAAAGCCAACCCGGGTACGGCAACGGTCCAGTCGACAGGGGAGCTTACACTGCGCGGCGTGCAGCTACGCTTGCGTGAGTTTACGCAGCCGTTTACGGGCCTAAACGGTGTCTTCCTGCTGCGCCGCAATGATGTGGCGGTCAATAACTTCACTGGGCGCGTGGGCGCGTCTGATTTTCAGATGAATGGGGTTTTTAAAAATGGCTTTGGGTGGCTGCTCTTGCCGCGGCAACAATTGCTAGTAGAAGCTGCTGTGAGGTCTAGGCAACTGAATTTCGACCAGTTGCTGAGCCTACGTTCTTCGGGCGGTACGGCCACTTCGGCAGCTTCTGCCAAGAATGGCTACGGGTTCCGATTTCCTCCGAACCTAGCACTCGATGTCAATATGCAAGCGCAACGGACCCGATTCCGGCGGTTTCGGGGCGAGATTTGCGCGGTACTATCCGGCTTCAGAATCAGGTGTTGA
- a CDS encoding MBG domain-containing protein, with amino-acid sequence MTLTASGGTSYLWSNGETTSSITVSASGNYSVTATNAARCSAASAVTTVTVNPLPSAAFAYATGSFCKSGINPTPSISGEAGGTFSSGTGLSLDEKTGAINLSASTAGTYVVTYTVSGTCSSSATASITITDAPVATFTYGAASYCTSVPSAQVALAAGATVGTFSASPTGLAINAATGEINPSTSLAGTYVVTNTIAASNGCAVTSATTSVSIKAVPVIVTQPLATTVKFGEQASFTVQATGTGVEYQWYKGALGSGSLISGATNSTYTISSAAITDADEYYVLVTGACSSVTSAAVRLTVDKATATLMLTAADLTQTYDGTGKTVIATVSPANLAGVSVTYARLTNGVAGPASSTLPVDAGSYQVVARLSNDNYAAEDVTNTLVIKKADQNITVTTAAPSSAVFGSSFTVAATSSSGLVVTYASAGSLTNNGATYTMTRGTGTGTVKYSQAGNENYNEAPEVIATVNAVKADQSITITTASPSSAVYNTSFTVAATASSGLPVSYGRTGALTNSGASYTLTSGTTGGTVTYNQAGNENYNAAPELTAPVTALKANATLELTASDLSQLYTGTGKTVGITTDPANLAGVSVTYARLTNGVAGPASSTLPVDAGSYQVVGSLSNDNYAAEDVTNTLVIDKAVATLALGTTTFTYTGSPKAVTVTTTPSGLSGVAVTYNGSSTTPAAAGTYDVVASLSNPNYTASDALGKLTIEKALATVTLGSLSQTYTGNALAATASTSATGSSTFTYTYSQGGTPVIAPTNAGSYAVEVTLHNDNFTGSATGTLVIGKAAASVTLASLSQTYDATAKAATASTTATGASSFVFTYLQGGTVVAAPTNAGSYNVLATLNNANYSGSATGVLVINKADASNSITLSNLVQTYNGSAKSASATTTVTGLSTFTFAYSQAATPVAAPTNAGSYTVEATLHNDNFTGSATSTLVIGKATATIAFGNTTQTYTGSPLPVTATTTPANLSGVEVQYSSASYASSTTAPTNAGTYAVAATLTHANYELATSPATTTLVINKANQSITVTTAAPSSAVYNTSFTVAATASSGLPVSYGRTGSLTNSGATYILTSGTTGGTVTYNQAGNENYNAAPQLTASVTATKANQTITWANPAAIVYGTPLSNTQLNATVAGAPYGTAAGALTYTPASGTVLNAGSQTLRVDAAATDNYNAASKTVTLQVDQQTVNPVADTYYTGSSFYWTTSSSSNTATLNLVTTLKTNPNYSGNITTARASFFIRNGTTLTPINGAQNLPVGLVNPGDLTTGTAAANVQYSISGSTTILNIAVVVTGNYKSINSSSTDKEVTVAVPTPGGQIAGGGKFDATSSAGYVKGSAGFAFYVQYNKSLKNPQGGVEVTVNSKFDRNGIETPTMHTYKLKSNAISVLATTNPTAQFSSKANIAEIVNGVAQSIEGNCTMQLDMYDGLRNASVTAPAAQIDSLAITVYRSNGGVWYSSKWNGVKTVRRTVAFIDEVSVAGAPAQARVTAVTTSSPAVLSTATSTSALKSVDQSLEVYPNPMSDKATVRFTAPAGGKAQVYLYNGVGSLVSTLYNAEIVGGHEYTLPLSSENLPEGVYMCRLIVNGKVENKRVVVAH; translated from the coding sequence GTGACATTGACTGCTTCGGGTGGTACAAGCTACCTGTGGAGTAACGGTGAAACCACTTCTTCCATAACTGTAAGTGCTTCGGGTAACTATAGTGTAACGGCTACCAATGCAGCACGATGTTCGGCAGCCTCAGCCGTTACTACCGTAACTGTAAACCCGTTGCCAAGCGCTGCTTTCGCGTATGCTACTGGCTCGTTCTGCAAGTCGGGTATTAATCCTACTCCAAGCATCTCGGGCGAAGCAGGTGGCACCTTCTCGTCGGGTACGGGTCTAAGCTTAGACGAAAAGACGGGTGCAATCAATCTGAGCGCCAGCACGGCTGGTACGTATGTGGTGACTTACACTGTATCAGGTACTTGCTCGAGCAGCGCCACTGCTTCCATCACGATTACTGATGCGCCAGTTGCCACATTCACTTACGGAGCCGCCTCGTACTGCACCTCTGTTCCTTCTGCGCAAGTGGCTTTAGCTGCTGGCGCGACAGTTGGCACCTTCTCCGCTTCTCCCACAGGCTTGGCGATAAATGCAGCTACCGGCGAAATCAATCCTAGCACTAGCTTGGCAGGTACCTACGTGGTAACGAATACCATTGCAGCAAGCAATGGCTGCGCCGTCACTTCGGCCACTACGTCTGTAAGCATCAAGGCTGTGCCAGTGATAGTAACTCAACCATTGGCTACCACAGTTAAGTTTGGAGAACAAGCCAGCTTTACTGTTCAGGCAACGGGAACGGGCGTTGAATACCAATGGTACAAAGGCGCCTTAGGTTCAGGTAGCCTCATCTCTGGCGCTACAAACTCTACCTATACAATTTCGTCTGCTGCTATAACCGACGCAGACGAATACTATGTACTGGTTACTGGCGCTTGTTCTTCAGTAACAAGTGCAGCCGTTAGGCTAACTGTAGACAAAGCCACCGCCACGTTGATGCTTACAGCGGCCGACTTGACCCAAACCTATGATGGGACAGGCAAAACGGTAATTGCCACGGTAAGCCCGGCTAATTTGGCTGGCGTATCGGTGACGTATGCGCGCCTCACCAATGGGGTGGCAGGCCCGGCTAGTAGCACGCTGCCCGTTGATGCTGGTTCCTACCAAGTAGTGGCTCGCTTGAGCAACGACAACTATGCTGCTGAGGACGTAACTAACACGCTGGTTATCAAAAAAGCCGATCAGAATATCACGGTGACTACTGCTGCGCCGTCAAGTGCTGTGTTTGGCAGCAGCTTCACCGTGGCGGCTACTTCTAGCTCCGGCTTAGTTGTGACATACGCCAGCGCTGGCTCGTTGACCAACAACGGCGCTACCTACACCATGACCCGTGGTACTGGTACCGGCACGGTTAAGTACAGCCAGGCTGGTAACGAGAATTACAATGAGGCGCCTGAGGTAATAGCAACGGTAAATGCCGTTAAAGCAGATCAAAGCATCACGATAACGACGGCTTCACCGAGCAGTGCTGTCTACAACACCAGCTTCACGGTGGCAGCTACGGCTAGCTCGGGCTTGCCCGTGAGCTACGGCCGCACAGGGGCGTTGACCAACAGCGGCGCCTCCTACACCCTGACCAGCGGCACCACCGGCGGCACGGTGACTTACAACCAGGCCGGCAACGAGAACTACAATGCCGCTCCTGAACTCACGGCTCCTGTCACCGCACTCAAGGCTAACGCTACGCTAGAATTGACAGCATCTGATTTAAGCCAGCTGTACACCGGAACAGGCAAGACAGTCGGCATTACGACGGATCCAGCTAATTTGGCTGGCGTATCGGTGACGTATGCGCGCCTCACCAATGGGGTGGCAGGCCCGGCTAGTAGCACGCTGCCCGTTGATGCTGGTTCCTACCAAGTAGTAGGCAGCTTGAGCAACGACAACTATGCTGCTGAAGACGTAACCAACACGCTGGTTATTGATAAGGCAGTGGCAACATTGGCTTTGGGAACTACCACGTTCACTTACACGGGTTCCCCTAAAGCAGTAACTGTTACTACAACTCCAAGCGGTTTGTCTGGCGTAGCCGTAACGTACAATGGGTCATCGACGACTCCTGCGGCGGCTGGCACCTATGATGTGGTGGCAAGCTTGAGCAACCCCAACTACACCGCTAGCGACGCTCTAGGAAAGTTGACCATCGAAAAAGCACTGGCAACGGTAACGCTAGGCAGTCTGAGCCAGACCTACACCGGCAACGCCTTAGCCGCTACGGCTAGCACGAGTGCCACCGGCTCCAGTACCTTCACTTACACCTACTCCCAAGGAGGAACGCCTGTAATAGCTCCTACTAACGCAGGATCTTACGCCGTGGAGGTTACGTTGCACAACGATAACTTTACCGGCTCAGCTACCGGGACGCTCGTTATCGGTAAAGCAGCGGCTTCTGTCACGCTTGCTAGCTTGAGCCAAACGTATGACGCTACGGCCAAGGCCGCTACAGCCTCCACCACGGCTACAGGAGCCAGCAGCTTCGTATTCACGTACTTGCAGGGAGGCACAGTGGTAGCAGCTCCTACCAACGCTGGCAGCTACAATGTACTAGCCACCTTGAACAACGCTAATTACTCGGGTTCAGCAACCGGCGTCCTAGTAATCAACAAAGCAGACGCTAGTAACTCTATTACGCTAAGCAACTTAGTGCAGACCTATAATGGCAGTGCCAAGTCGGCATCAGCCACGACTACGGTAACGGGTCTGAGCACCTTCACTTTCGCTTATTCGCAGGCAGCTACACCCGTAGCCGCTCCGACCAATGCAGGTTCTTACACTGTAGAAGCGACGTTGCACAACGACAACTTCACCGGCTCAGCGACCAGTACGCTCGTTATTGGCAAAGCAACGGCGACAATTGCTTTTGGCAACACTACGCAAACCTACACGGGCTCTCCACTGCCTGTAACAGCTACAACTACCCCAGCTAACTTAAGCGGAGTGGAAGTACAATACAGCAGCGCTAGCTATGCAAGCTCTACCACGGCACCTACCAATGCGGGTACGTATGCAGTAGCCGCCACCTTAACTCATGCTAACTATGAGTTGGCCACTAGCCCAGCTACTACTACGTTGGTAATTAACAAAGCTAACCAGAGCATTACGGTTACGACAGCAGCCCCAAGCAGTGCCGTCTACAACACGAGCTTCACGGTGGCAGCTACGGCTAGCTCGGGCTTGCCCGTGAGCTACGGCCGCACGGGTTCGTTGACCAACAGCGGTGCCACCTACATCCTGACCAGCGGCACCACCGGCGGCACGGTGACTTACAACCAAGCAGGCAACGAGAACTATAATGCTGCACCCCAACTAACAGCATCGGTGACGGCAACCAAGGCTAACCAGACTATCACCTGGGCTAATCCAGCAGCTATCGTTTACGGTACTCCTCTCTCAAACACGCAACTCAACGCTACGGTAGCGGGCGCGCCATACGGCACGGCCGCTGGTGCACTGACGTATACCCCTGCTTCAGGTACGGTGCTCAATGCGGGTTCTCAGACCCTGCGGGTGGATGCTGCAGCTACCGACAATTACAATGCGGCTAGCAAGACGGTAACGTTGCAGGTTGACCAACAAACGGTTAATCCAGTTGCTGACACCTACTACACAGGTTCAAGCTTCTACTGGACGACAAGCTCAAGCAGCAACACAGCTACTTTGAATCTTGTGACCACCCTGAAGACCAACCCTAACTACAGCGGTAACATCACTACCGCCAGAGCGTCGTTCTTCATCCGCAACGGTACCACCCTCACGCCTATCAACGGTGCGCAGAACTTGCCAGTAGGGTTAGTCAATCCTGGTGATTTGACCACCGGAACAGCCGCTGCCAACGTGCAATACAGCATCAGCGGCTCCACAACCATCTTGAACATTGCAGTTGTTGTGACAGGCAATTACAAGAGCATTAATAGCTCATCGACTGACAAGGAAGTGACAGTGGCAGTACCAACACCTGGCGGACAAATAGCTGGCGGCGGCAAATTTGATGCTACCAGTTCAGCTGGCTACGTCAAAGGTTCGGCCGGTTTTGCTTTCTACGTCCAGTACAACAAGAGCTTAAAGAATCCGCAGGGCGGCGTAGAAGTAACGGTGAACAGCAAGTTTGACCGCAATGGCATCGAAACGCCGACTATGCACACCTACAAGCTCAAGAGCAACGCTATTTCGGTTCTGGCTACCACGAACCCAACGGCTCAGTTTAGCAGCAAGGCCAACATAGCGGAGATTGTAAATGGCGTAGCGCAGAGTATAGAAGGCAACTGCACCATGCAACTCGACATGTACGACGGCTTGCGCAACGCTTCTGTAACTGCTCCGGCTGCTCAAATAGATAGCCTTGCCATCACCGTGTACCGCAGCAACGGTGGGGTGTGGTATTCAAGCAAATGGAATGGCGTAAAGACTGTTAGAAGAACGGTAGCCTTTATCGATGAAGTTTCGGTTGCTGGTGCTCCTGCCCAAGCACGCGTTACCGCAGTTACCACTAGCAGTCCGGCCGTATTGAGCACCGCCACCAGTACCTCAGCGTTGAAGAGTGTTGACCAGTCGTTGGAAGTATATCCTAACCCGATGTCTGACAAAGCGACTGTACGCTTCACGGCCCCAGCAGGCGGTAAGGCGCAGGTATATCTCTACAACGGCGTGGGAAGCTTGGTGTCTACCCTCTACAACGCCGAAATAGTTGGTGGCCACGAGTACACCCTCCCCCTGAGCAGCGAAAATCTGCCCGAAGGAGTTTATATGTGCCGCTTGATTGTAAACGGCAAAGTGGAAAACAAGCGTGTCGTTGTTGCACACTAG